TGTGTAGATAATATTTCAAGGTTAGAGAGGAAAATTTGTTTGAAAATGTGTAGACCAGAGTCATTTGCTTTTTAGATTGAGTGATGTCTGATTTGAATCACCACCAAAAACGGGTATCTTCAATCACGGGTCAAAATGATTCAGCGGCTTTTGAAAGTAACCAACATGCACGACACAATTGGACCCTCTCAAGAAGCCACATATTCCACCTCAATGCAAGCTGGATGAATGTTATGAATAATCCAATCCGGACCCAATAAAACATTCCCAAGAAGCTACGAGTGAAAGTTATCATGGCGTAGGCAATTTCATTGGTGGGGAGAGCAtgaaattgttactttaattgccataataagtttttacaagcaaattaaataaaaacaaaatccaCTTATGGATGtttcttgattctcaagttCATTATCGTCATCGAAGAAGGTGAGTGGTGGCGAATAACTTAAAAACCGGCTTATGCCAAAATCGATGAGTTCTTGGGTGAGgatgcaaaattgcataatgtAGAGAGTGTGTGCTTTGAAGTTTGCTGATGAGGAGGTCGCATAACTAAAGCACGCAATTTGCGTTTTGCAAAATTGCATAACTTCTCGAATATCTTTtcgttttcttattttcctaaattgttcaaattggtcTGCACCTATGCAAGCTCATGCGTAAGGAGTTTGATGCATTTGTCAAGAAGGAGGTGAtcaagatgaaaaaaagaaaagaaaaaaagtctttagacgaaaatacccctagctgcaaataagatttgactggCTTTCAGTTGAAACCCGACTAAATCGACCACTTCGGGCTCTTATTTAATACAATGTCCACTTTAGgccattttttgagaaaatggtttcactttaggtccttaattgaaattttccctggagagagagagagagagggagggagggagggattaCTCTGCAATCAAATCTGACTGTTTTGCATAACCTAACATGTTGGTTCTACATCCCTTTTTTCACCAACTTCTAGACATAGTGAAATTTTCTTGAAGTGCTTGTAGAATCAGAACGTACCCTCTGCACGGTTTAAATGCACGAGCCTCTGCACAGCggaaattttgcaatcatcaAAATGCTCTCGAACATTttccaaaagataaaaaaatatacatatttttacTTATAGAGATCACACACCAAAATGCAcagattttctctctctctccccatcgcGCATGACTTTCATTTCTTAGTGCGAATACGACTACTCATTGTAAGGTTCCCTATTCATTGCCAGATTTTCAGAAACACGTGTTTATTCAATCactcttgtttctttctttgcttgtACTGTAGATTAAAGACTACCATTCAATCTTTTTCCTGTTACTATTGTCCATACGTTTGCCTAATCAATCAATGCCCCAGCTCTCAAAAGAAAGTGAATATGCCTCACGATTTTAATATAGATAAGCTAGATTTATTacaagaatttttttcaaaaaatcctaaacttattacgcttttaccaatttattactaaacctttcaattttataaattgagtcttaaaccttttcacatcttaccaattaagtcaatttgaccaattttgataAGAATTCGTTGATGTGGATGTCAGTCATATCATTTGACACGGCCAAGATCTGATgttaacattttaaaataattttaaaatttttttttttttttttttccctattcgTTGCtactttttttggggggggagagGGTTGGTGGCCGGCTTGGTGATAGATAAGGAGCTGCAATGACTTTGCTTGGGACCAACAAGGGCCAAACCTTCGCCTGGCTAGATTTGCTGAGGGCATCGCGGCCCTCACCGATTCTTGGCCAAGCCCTTGCTTTCTCTGGCGAGGGCATCGCCACCCTTGCCCAGAGTTGGCAAGTAGCATGACACCCTGGCCTAGAGTTGGCGAGTGGCGTGACGCCCTTGCTGGTCCTCTCCAaaaccccccccccaaaaaaaaaaaatgaaaagaaaagaaaaatcataaaaattcaaaaatttattaaaaaatattttaaaatgtcaCGCCAgcaaattttggtcaaaattagctttattgacttaattggtaagaagtgaaaatatttatgactcaattgataaaattaaaagttttaggaatgaattgataaaagtacaatagatttagaacctTTTGATTTTGCTAATTTATTGCTCCTATGCCTgcataaaagttcaaaaagtaaAGGCGCTACAGATTCGTCACCTTGCTAGAGTCCGTGAATTTCATGAAACTGGAAGACGTCTCATGGTACATCGCTCTAATCAAGTCGCGACGTCTCCTCGAAATTTCCCACGGAAGCCATAGTTGGACGAGCAGATTCATGGCTAGTATTGATGCCAATAATCATATGTTCCGCAGAAAATTTTCAAGTAGACTCTGGAAACTCCATGTGCTTTCCTCTAAATTTTACTATGCactttttaatatgaaaaacgCAGAGTGTCCTATTTTCGAACAAGAGGTAAATATCAGGCTGATGAGTCTCTTTCCATTACAAAACAAGAGAAGACTCCTATATAAAGAACGACCCTAGATATAGCTGCTTATTATTTACTTGCCTTCTTTCAAACCCAAAACCTCCTtcactactctctctctctctctctctctctccgtgttcTCCTTTTGCTCGAAGCTTCTACTTTCTACCATTTGCTACTTGATTACTAGAGTCCGTCCTTCCATTTGTTCCTTCACAAATCTGCTTCTCATCTTTGCTTCGACTGTTTTGTACAATGTCCACCAGGAGAGCATCGCGTTCTTCGCAGCCATCAAGTGTTGCCGGTATGAGCGATGAACAGATATCTGACCTCTTGTCCAAGTTACGACAGCTCATTCCTCAGCTCCGCACCAACCACACAGATAAGGTATCGATATCCAGAAAGATTATTGTCGCAGACAATCATGTATTAAGATACACAGAGACCTAAATTTTCGACCCGATCACATATGAAGTTCATTAGCTTCGTTGGCCACATCCTCCATAAAATCAGGTGTTACCATCTGGTTTCCTTGTATGCACCTAGCTTAGGCAAATGGATAATCTTTGCACTTAGTCGTACCATCTTTCGTCGTCATCTTTTTGGTCCATGCATAGCCTTCGACTTGAGCCGGAGGGTGTGTAGGGAGAATACACGTATACTTCTAACTATGTGGCCTCATGTTTTTGAAGTTCTCTTACCAAGTAAAGTggtaatttttcttgaaattttatgaCATCTTCATTAAATTCATCTGGATATCGTATTACAAGTAGGTTATATAGATGAATACGTCAATTATCTACACCGTTACATTACCACACATCACGTAGATGAAATTTAGAGAGGATTTTGCATCTGTCTTTTTCTGGTATGGCGTATATAAACTCTTAATGCATCCTTTTCTCCTACATAGTGTCACTTCAGTATTATGACTTACAAGCCGGCTGAAGGAATGTTTATCCATACAATCAGCCATACACGTTAAGCTTTCAAAATTAAAGATATTATCATTGCAAACTCTACTCTATAAAATTTGTGAGACTTTTTGAGTTTTACATCCCTACCCACATTTTGCTAGGTTagcgcacgcacgcacgcatgCATGCGAGATACGCGATGTTGGTTAGGTGTCGTCCTTATGTCAGAACCTGTTGTGACACAGTTCTTTATACTTCCATTATTtcattagggtttttttttggtcgggtATTTTATTAGGGTTAAGAAGCACATATTTCATAAGCATCGCGTACTTATCTAACAGGTATCAGCATCAAAGCTGCTGCAAGAGACATGCAACTACATCAGAAGCTTGCACAGAGAAGTGGATGATCTGAGCGACCAGCTCTCGCAGCTTTTGGCTTCGACCGACAGAGACAGCGATCAAGCGGCCATCATCAGGAGTCTACTTCTATGATACATCAATTATAAACACCAGCCTCGCCGTTCCATTACTATCGTTAGTTGCGTCTCGCCCTAGTCGATTGGTTTATATAGCTAAAGGTTCGGTCGCTTGCTGCGATGCTATACGAACTAAGACATCCAATAAGAGGGTTGCTGGTTCTATCTGTATACTGTCGGGCAGCATTTGATGTTGTATGTCTATGTTTTGGGCATCTGCCGGAAGGCATAATAATTCACTTTTCTGCAAATTTCCTGAAGAGACAAGGTTCGAGATTATCGTCTACCGCGGATGGTGACAACTCTAGGAATCCATATCTGCATGGAGGTGACGTTTCTTCTAGATTTGTAAATCTTCTTCAAATCTCTCGCGATACGCAGAGATGTGGGGCCTTTCTTTGGCATGAACTTTGATACGTGAACGATCTCCAATCTCCAAGTCAAATTGGTCCTATGCACAGTGATGGAATCTAACATCATTCGATGAAAGGATTTTCTGATAAATTTTGACGTGGCGCAGCAAGCTGGATGGtgggagaaaaataaagaaataggagaaaaattgtctaaaaaattctatacctattacatttttaccaattcaattaaaaacattttaattgtaccaattgagtcttaaatattttcacatttttataattgagtttatttgactaattttaatCGGGAATTACAAACATCGATACCGATCATCTTTCGTGGCACGACTAGTGctaatgtgacaatttttaacaataattttaatatattttccaattttttattttctttatcatttttattatattttcctttttacaatCGTAGCTAAAGGTCGTCGGCTATAGGCGAGGGTGTCGCGACCCACGCCAGCTGACAGGCAAGAGGGCGTGCAGGCCCTCACATATGACTGGCAAGGACTGCGACGTCCTTGCCTAGAACAAATTGGGAACATATGGGAGCTGAACGTGCCATCGAAGAATGACATATCAATCTACTTAAGTTAAATGGTCCAAATTTCATCTATTTCTCTAACCATGCCAATTTTTCTTCATTATGGCATTGATCTCTTCACTTTCGGGGAACATTGCCTGATTAGTTCTAGAATTATATATAGGTGTCGGTTTAAtattaaacttttcaaattttactaatttaatttgtaACTTTTTCGTGAAGTTTCAATATAATATTGTCGGCTTGATTTCCGTAAAAAGGTTGCTGACATGATAATATGTCATGTAGGATGGTCGGAGGTGTTTGATCTGCCATGCAGGATGGCTGGCTGGTCGGCCAATTCATGCCTTAAACATTTGTTTTCACACCCTCGGATGCAGAATCTATGGGATCCCCGACCCGAAGACACACGCGACGCGAGGCATAAATCTTATGCACGGTTCTTGCGTACgaggatggatggatggatggaaaTGAATGATAGGACCTCGACTCTTTGCTATTTCCTAGTCAAATTCAACGCATTTCTTGTCGCCATTTTCCATGATTTGACCGTTGGATGGCACTTTTTCAGGTTTCAGAGCTTCCCTGCGGACGAAAATTTCCACTCTCTACTTGAAGATGCCTCCTGCCTCCTCTTCGCGGACAGGATTATGCGTCCATTTCGCAAAAGTTCAAACGGCTcaagtttttatgttttttcgaGATTAGCGCAGCGAAGGACATTTTCATTATCTGTATTAATATATGTCAATGAAAATAGCTTGTTGTCGATTCATTTTTATAAGGTGATAATCGTAAACTTATTATACGtatgataatttaattttaagtttttaattttgccaattaagttctaaaccttttaatgatttgtcaatacagtcattttagttaattatGGATAGAAAAATTGATGATGTCAATGCTGACTGTCCTACACAGCACGACTAACATTAACGTGAATAATttctatgaaattttaatttcctttaGATTTTATATACTTttgtattcttttctttccttggtctcatttccttttttcttctactAAGTCAGGTTGCCAATactagaggggaaaaaaagaaaaaaaaaaaaaaaaaaaaaattataaaattgtccatattagcaTCGATTATGCCAAGTAGGACAGTCAGTATCTTTGTTAGCAGTTGttagccaaaattgattgaacGGGCTAAATTAGTAAatcgttaaaatgtttatgacttaattggcattcacacaatatatttatgactttttcggtaattttttatgaacaatacaagcgatcattttaTAGAAAGATAGTGTCGATGTTGgtgttttccatgaaacaaatttATGAATGCTTTAAAATCAAGTTTTCATCTATTTCTGAACAGGAAAAAAGAACTTTCGTCCTTTCAATATTTGATAAATGCTATTTTTTCATCAATAGTCTTTTTTATTAGTACTAATAGTATTTGTCCCAAATCAAATTGGACTGTGGAAATTATAGCCGGTCCACGATTCGTACATTCGAGCCATACACGATTGCCAATGAATCTATTATTGTTAGGTGTGTACCTAATCATATCTCACTCTAGtttcaaaatttatactttGCAGCCGTTAATCTTGAAGTTCTATACTTGACCCTAAAGCTTGAAAAATAGGTACACTTTGCACTTTCTTAACTTTCTATAGCTTCTTTAGAGTCCATGGGGTAaatcgcatttttttttttttaagcttggGATGAAAAGTGCATTCTTAAACTATAGGTCACGATGGTCGCGAAGTGTGTAATAAGAGAAAGTTGGAGATGATATACATTATTAATTTATGTGGGATTGTAGATATTATATTTTACCCCACTTGAAAAACTGTCGGGCAAGgtggaaattaatttttttatgttcgaGTTCAAACCTCTGGAACtgaaacccttttttttttctttttttttttccttttttctgttgGGCCTAAAATGAACAACTGGAACTGGAAGCCCACCAATCACGGCCCAGTACAAGTCTCTTTATCATTTATCCATGCTTAATCCCTTTTTTTAGCAACATTAATCGATGCTAAAGAGCTCATCAATGAGATGGTTTAGGCCCAAAAACCAAAGTGTGCATAATTAGAGTTATCTCATCTCAACTGCACAAGAGTACGATTTTATGTTGCGTGACCATCTGTCAAATGTAGATATTACTTTCTTTGCAAATGAGATCACTATGCAGTTGATGACTCATTTAGATATATGATTATATGGGGCTAAATACACTAAAAGCGCTAAAAGTTATGTATGGCACTTACTttaatgtcaaatttttttgccggctcacttaagtgctaaatcggagaaaaaaaattactttaatgCTAATGACGAAAAATTCTGGTCAAATTAATTACGtctcatttataattaaaattataatatgacttgacaacttttttaaaaaattcagtcCATGTGGCATTTTCACATAGTATGCTTAGtactaaagtgatcatttttaataGTGACCGACgttgaagtgatcactttaaataaattttgacactcaaatgattatttttaataaaatttgacatttaaatgatcactattttcaacttttggatgATGTCGTTTAGGGATTATATGTTGACTAAGCATGTTGGCGAGCCACGTAGgactgaaaaattaataaaatataacgACGTTGAACTTCCGGTAATCCCAACCGGAGTTGGGacttaaatgattgtttttaaaaaaaaagtagcatttaagtgataaaaaaaaaaacttttgacactaaagtgagtatcgtacataacttttggcacttctagtgttcTTACCCCCAATATATGAGAATGTTGTGCTAATATTTCAGAGCACTTAAAACTCCCTTCATCCCTAAATAGTTTCTGTATTCGATAGGCCGATGTCGTGAAAGGCAGAGCAACCAAGATCAAAGCGGTGCGCTTCTAAGGATCTTTAGGAACAGATCCCTAACCCTTCAACGACCGCCGGATAGAAAAAGAGTAAATCTTGTCCGTGGATCGTAAAGCCTTTTAGGTTTTAGTGTTTCACGACATTTTGTTTAGGGattaatgaaaaagaagaaggaaggattCGTCGTTCGATGGATCATGGAGCTGCCCGAACAGATCTCGAAATTCGGCATATTAACCAACCCATGAACGACGGAACGAGATCGATTGGGCTGTCGAAGTTTGCTGCGGGAGCTGATGGGATTTGTGCAGACATGAGAAGGTGACGAGACAAAGACATTCACCTCATTTTCCTCAATGGGATCCAACAGCATCGCCTCCGATCTTTGCCCATCATCATAAATTAGAGATAGGAGTATGGggtcttgtttttttgttagcTAGCTGATTCTTGCAACTTGGGCAATCTGTCCTTTGATTTAACTTTTGTAAAGTCGCGTCACCTGATGAGGCATGCAACTTGTAACACTTCATTGCCGTGTTACTATGTCCTGAACCTGGATCAATTcgatttaatataaattaagcTCTAGAAGAAACAGGCAAGTATTATTTCGAAATTGAGATATTACCGGCTGTTTTGTAATGAGCTAGTTCTAATCAAGTCCCTTCAAAACTAGATCCGACTAAATCCAGCTGGGGTGGCTGTCCAACAATGTCATCGTATGACTTGGATAAAATGCGTCCAATGTGGATGTCTTCGTGGACGTTTGCATCGGCTAAATTTTTCACACATTGCACTTCAAGGTTATCTCTATTAACAGAGTTTTTCCATACACGTCCATGTGGGGAATTGGAGAATTGGATATTTGGTTCGTATTGTAATTTGGTGCTACCGACGGTTATAATAGCTGAATTTGGTTGGAATGTATGTCAGACggatttgattagaaaatttgtgaaagtattaggacttgattaaactaattaaaagtGAAGGGACTTTATTATAAAAAACGTGAAACCCCACATTTACTCGAGGGAGTTgttctgataccatttgtaataGACTAACTTATTTCATTTGAGCTAATGTCCCATAAAGGAGTATTTTGAGTAATCATACAAGCTAGTATGAAAGCATGGCTTCCTTTAATATATGTATGGTTTGTGGACATACTAGACCCATAATTGATCCAACAATGGCAGTGAGCAATTGTTGGGGTGAGATGGCTTAGATAATATGGTGCTCTTGGCAATCTTTCAAGATTGTAGAGAGGAGAAGAATGGATGGGATAACACATCAAATAGGGGAAGTGTTGTTGGACGATACAGGCTAACATTGATGAGGATGTTGGTTCTTTAAGTGGAGGAGTTTGTGACATCCCAAGTCTTACATTGACTATAAGAGGCTCT
This Eucalyptus grandis isolate ANBG69807.140 chromosome 7, ASM1654582v1, whole genome shotgun sequence DNA region includes the following protein-coding sequences:
- the LOC104453965 gene encoding transcription factor PRE6, with protein sequence MSTRRASRSSQPSSVAGMSDEQISDLLSKLRQLIPQLRTNHTDKVSASKLLQETCNYIRSLHREVDDLSDQLSQLLASTDRDSDQAAIIRSLLL